The proteins below come from a single Cylindrospermopsis raciborskii Cr2010 genomic window:
- the ureE gene encoding urease accessory protein UreE, which produces MLILTKLKSDHGHTAFDLVLPLTAEERRRSRYRLILENGQEICWRLSRGRVIHHGDMLADESETTWIKIVAKPEPVLTVVGTTPIQLLRAAYHLGNRHIPVELTTDYLRLSPDSVLQSMLQKLQLEVTEEVAPFYPELGAYGDHHSHE; this is translated from the coding sequence ATGTTGATATTAACAAAACTGAAAAGTGACCACGGTCACACTGCTTTTGACTTAGTGTTACCCCTTACTGCTGAGGAACGCAGGCGCAGTCGTTATCGCTTGATATTAGAAAACGGACAGGAAATATGTTGGCGTTTATCTCGCGGGAGGGTTATTCATCATGGAGATATGCTCGCAGATGAAAGTGAAACAACTTGGATAAAAATTGTTGCCAAACCTGAACCTGTTTTGACAGTGGTTGGCACAACCCCTATACAATTACTACGAGCAGCTTATCACCTGGGCAATCGTCATATACCAGTGGAACTTACTACTGATTATTTGCGACTGTCTCCCGATTCAGTGCTACAATCGATGCTGCAAAAATTGCAGTTGGAGGTGACAGAAGAAGTAGCACCTTTTTACCCCGAACTAGGAGCTTATGGAGACCATCACTCTCACGAATAG
- a CDS encoding 2Fe-2S iron-sulfur cluster-binding protein — MAQTHTITVHNRQTGLSHRVQVPDDRYILHSAENNGVELPFSCRNGACTTCAVRVLSGEIYQPEAIGLSPELRRQGYALLCVSYACSNLEVETQDEDEVYELQFGRFFGKGKVRAGFPLEED; from the coding sequence ATGGCTCAAACCCACACAATTACAGTTCATAATCGCCAAACTGGTCTATCCCATAGGGTGCAAGTTCCCGATGATCGGTACATTCTCCACTCCGCAGAAAACAATGGTGTGGAATTGCCCTTTTCTTGTCGCAATGGGGCTTGTACCACCTGTGCTGTGAGAGTTTTATCCGGGGAAATTTACCAACCCGAAGCTATTGGTTTATCTCCAGAATTACGTCGTCAAGGTTATGCTTTGTTGTGTGTAAGTTATGCTTGTTCCAACCTAGAGGTAGAAACCCAAGATGAGGATGAAGTTTATGAACTTCAATTCGGGCGATTTTTTGGCAAAGGTAAAGTAAGGGCTGGGTTTCCCTTAGAAGAGGACTAG